In the Streptomyces sp. BHT-5-2 genome, one interval contains:
- a CDS encoding class I SAM-dependent methyltransferase, with translation MLTVDFSRFPLAPGDRVLDLGCGAGRHAFECYRRGAQVVALDRNGEEIREVARWFAAMKEAGEAPAGASATAMEGDALALPFPDESFDVVIISEVMEHIPDDKGVLAEMVRVLRPGGRIAVTVPRYGPEKVCWALSDAYHEVEGGHIRIYRGDELLGKMREAGLEPYGTHHAHGLHSPYWWLKCAFGVDNDQALPVKAYHKLLVWDIMKKPLATRLAEQALNPLIGKSFVAYATKPHLPEPAPESAPEPKPKPKTASAKPAAKRTAARGAAK, from the coding sequence GTGCTGACCGTCGACTTTTCCCGTTTCCCGCTCGCCCCCGGCGACCGCGTGCTCGACCTGGGCTGCGGCGCGGGCCGGCACGCCTTCGAGTGCTACCGGCGCGGCGCGCAGGTCGTCGCCCTGGACCGGAACGGCGAGGAGATCCGCGAGGTCGCCAGGTGGTTCGCCGCGATGAAGGAGGCCGGCGAGGCCCCGGCGGGCGCCTCCGCCACCGCCATGGAGGGCGACGCGCTGGCACTGCCGTTCCCCGACGAGAGCTTCGACGTCGTGATCATCTCCGAGGTGATGGAGCACATCCCCGACGACAAGGGCGTGCTCGCCGAGATGGTCCGGGTGCTGCGCCCCGGCGGCCGGATCGCGGTGACCGTGCCGCGCTACGGCCCGGAGAAGGTCTGCTGGGCGCTCTCCGACGCCTACCACGAGGTCGAGGGCGGCCACATCCGCATCTACCGCGGAGACGAACTCCTCGGCAAGATGCGGGAGGCCGGCCTGGAGCCGTACGGCACCCACCACGCGCACGGGCTGCACAGCCCGTACTGGTGGCTGAAGTGCGCCTTCGGTGTGGACAACGACCAGGCGCTGCCGGTGAAGGCGTACCACAAGCTGCTGGTCTGGGACATCATGAAGAAGCCGCTGGCCACCCGCCTCGCCGAGCAGGCCCTCAACCCGCTCATCGGCAAGAGCTTCGTCGCCTACGCCACCAAGCCGCATCTGCCCGAGCCCGCGCCGGAGTCCGCGCCGGAGCCGAAGCCGAAGCCGAAGACGGCCTCCGCCAAGCCCGCCGCCAAGCGCACCGCCGCCCGCGGGGCCGCCAAGTGA
- a CDS encoding maleylpyruvate isomerase family mycothiol-dependent enzyme, protein MTFRGSLAHEEYCTQLLVESEKFRDIVRHGDLTAQVPTCPDWTLADLARHVGGAHRWAGELVATRATDMIDPTTIAGAGGPDEATPEALDAWLAEGAERTVAALREAGPDAPVWSWSGDNWAGFWARRMVHETVIHRADAAFTTGTAYEVPPEIAADCLDEWFELCALPATADRWADRAEGLLGPGRTLHLHATDTPPALNAEWLLDLTGEHVTHRRAHEKAAVALRAPLTDLLLALYRRRPLDGEGAEHIEVLGDRPLLDRWLTYASFA, encoded by the coding sequence ATGACGTTCCGAGGCTCCCTCGCTCACGAGGAATATTGCACCCAACTGCTTGTGGAATCCGAGAAGTTCAGGGATATCGTCCGGCACGGGGACCTCACGGCGCAGGTGCCGACCTGTCCCGACTGGACCCTGGCCGACCTCGCCCGGCACGTCGGCGGCGCGCACCGCTGGGCCGGCGAACTGGTCGCCACCCGCGCCACCGACATGATCGACCCGACCACCATCGCGGGCGCCGGCGGACCCGACGAGGCCACCCCCGAGGCGCTCGACGCCTGGCTCGCGGAGGGCGCCGAACGCACCGTGGCGGCACTCCGCGAGGCCGGTCCCGACGCCCCCGTGTGGTCCTGGTCGGGCGACAACTGGGCCGGTTTCTGGGCCCGTCGGATGGTCCACGAGACGGTGATCCACCGCGCCGACGCCGCGTTCACCACCGGCACCGCCTACGAGGTCCCGCCGGAGATCGCCGCCGACTGCCTGGACGAGTGGTTCGAACTGTGCGCGCTGCCGGCCACGGCGGACCGCTGGGCCGACCGCGCCGAGGGCCTGCTCGGCCCCGGCCGCACCCTCCACCTGCACGCCACCGACACCCCGCCGGCCCTGAACGCCGAGTGGCTCCTGGACCTGACCGGCGAACACGTCACCCACCGCCGCGCCCACGAGAAGGCCGCCGTCGCCCTCCGCGCCCCGCTCACCGACCTCCTCCTGGCCCTCTACCGCCGCCGCCCCCTGGACGGCGAAGGAGCCGAACACATCGAGGTCCTGGGCGACCGCCCCCTACTGGACCGCTGGCTGACCTACGCCTCCTTCGCGTGA
- a CDS encoding glycosyltransferase family 4 protein: MTAEAVQAAAPRPAETPSASAPTDRERPLRIAMLTYKGNPFCGGQGVYVRHLSRELARLGHTVEVIGAQPYPVLDGGVTLTELPSLDLYRQPDPFRTPGRDEFRDWIDGLEVATMWTGGFPEPLTFSLRARRHLAARRGQFDVVHDNQTLGYGLLGGPGALGAPLVTTIHHPITVDRRLDLAAAHDWKRRLSVRRWYGFTQMQKRVARRLPSVLTVSGSSRQEIVDDLGVHPGRIHVVPIGADTDLFSPDPSVPEVPGRIVTTSSADVPLKGLVHLVEALAKVRTEQPDAHLVVVGKRADDGPVAAAIERLGLSGAIEFVKGISDAELVDLVRGAQIACVPSLYEGFSLPAAEAMATGTPLLATTGGAIPEVAGPDGETCLAVPPGDAGALAAGLLRLLGDEQLRRRLGAAGRERVLARFTWRQAALGTADRYREAIARQAGRATAATAAGRR; encoded by the coding sequence GTGACCGCAGAGGCCGTCCAGGCAGCCGCGCCCCGCCCGGCGGAGACCCCCTCGGCCTCCGCCCCGACGGACCGTGAGCGTCCCCTGAGAATCGCCATGCTCACGTACAAGGGGAACCCGTTCTGCGGCGGACAGGGCGTCTACGTCCGCCACCTCTCCCGCGAGCTGGCCCGCCTCGGCCACACCGTCGAGGTCATCGGCGCCCAGCCCTATCCCGTCCTCGACGGGGGAGTGACGCTGACCGAGCTGCCCAGCCTCGACCTCTACCGCCAGCCCGACCCGTTCCGCACCCCGGGCCGGGACGAGTTCCGCGACTGGATCGACGGCCTCGAAGTCGCCACGATGTGGACCGGCGGCTTCCCCGAACCGCTGACCTTCTCGCTGCGCGCCCGGCGCCACCTCGCCGCCCGCCGCGGCCAGTTCGACGTCGTCCACGACAACCAGACCCTCGGCTACGGCCTGCTCGGCGGCCCCGGCGCGCTCGGTGCGCCGCTGGTCACCACGATCCACCACCCCATCACCGTCGACCGCCGGCTCGACCTGGCCGCCGCGCACGACTGGAAGCGCCGCCTCTCGGTCCGCCGCTGGTACGGCTTCACCCAGATGCAGAAGCGGGTGGCCCGGCGGCTGCCGTCGGTCCTGACCGTCTCCGGCTCCTCCCGCCAGGAGATCGTCGACGACCTCGGCGTTCACCCCGGCCGGATCCACGTCGTCCCCATCGGCGCCGACACCGACCTCTTCTCCCCGGACCCGTCCGTCCCCGAGGTGCCGGGCCGGATCGTCACCACCTCCAGCGCGGACGTCCCCCTCAAGGGACTGGTCCACCTCGTCGAGGCGCTGGCAAAGGTACGCACCGAGCAGCCCGACGCCCACCTCGTCGTGGTCGGCAAGCGGGCCGACGACGGGCCGGTGGCCGCCGCCATCGAACGGCTCGGCCTGTCCGGCGCCATCGAGTTCGTCAAGGGCATCAGCGACGCCGAACTCGTCGACCTGGTGCGCGGCGCCCAGATCGCCTGCGTCCCCTCCCTCTACGAGGGCTTCTCGCTGCCCGCTGCCGAGGCGATGGCCACCGGCACCCCGCTGCTGGCCACCACCGGCGGTGCCATCCCCGAGGTGGCCGGGCCGGACGGCGAGACCTGTCTCGCGGTGCCGCCGGGCGATGCCGGGGCGCTCGCCGCCGGCCTGCTCCGGCTGTTGGGCGACGAGCAGCTCCGCCGCCGACTGGGCGCGGCCGGCCGGGAGCGGGTGCTCGCCCGCTTCACCTGGCGGCAGGCCGCCCTCGGCACCGCCGACCGCTACCGCGAGGCCATCGCCCGCCAGGCCGGCCGCGCCACCGCCGCGACGGCCGCCGGCCGCCGGTGA
- a CDS encoding prenyltransferase: MTSPGRTERLVLPGVLTAEQAARTVAGILATQRTDGAIPWFRGHHLDPWDHTEAAMALDAAGEHERAEAAYDWLVRHQNPDGSWYAAYADGDADAPTDRGRESNFCAYLAVGVWHHYLSTGDETFLDRMWPAVHASIEYVLELQQPGGEIGWKREDDGTIVRDALLTGSSSVYQALRCALALAEQREEPQPDWELALGRLGHAIRHHPERFLDKSRYSMDWYYPVLGGAVRGAAARERIDADWDRFVVPGLGVRCVVPNPWVTGGESAELALTLWAMGESDRAVTILKWIRHLRAENGMYWTGYVFEDEAIWPREQTSWTAGSLLLAVAALGGDEATTTVFGGEDLPTGLAPDCCR; the protein is encoded by the coding sequence GTGACGAGTCCCGGACGCACCGAACGGCTCGTCCTCCCCGGCGTGCTCACCGCCGAACAGGCCGCCCGCACCGTCGCGGGCATCCTGGCGACCCAGCGCACGGACGGCGCCATCCCGTGGTTCCGCGGCCACCACCTCGACCCGTGGGACCACACCGAGGCCGCCATGGCGCTGGACGCCGCCGGCGAGCACGAGCGCGCCGAGGCCGCCTACGACTGGCTGGTCCGGCATCAGAACCCGGACGGCTCCTGGTACGCCGCCTACGCCGACGGCGACGCGGACGCGCCCACCGACCGCGGCCGGGAGAGCAACTTCTGCGCCTACCTCGCGGTCGGCGTCTGGCACCACTACCTCTCCACCGGCGACGAGACCTTCCTCGACCGGATGTGGCCGGCGGTCCACGCGTCGATCGAGTACGTCCTCGAACTCCAGCAGCCCGGCGGCGAGATCGGCTGGAAGCGCGAGGACGACGGCACCATCGTCCGCGACGCGCTGCTGACCGGCTCGTCCTCCGTCTACCAGGCGCTGCGCTGCGCCCTGGCCCTGGCCGAACAGCGCGAGGAGCCGCAGCCCGACTGGGAGCTGGCCCTGGGCCGCCTCGGCCACGCGATACGCCACCACCCCGAGCGGTTCCTCGACAAGTCCCGCTACTCCATGGACTGGTACTACCCGGTGCTGGGCGGCGCGGTGCGCGGCGCGGCGGCCCGGGAGCGGATCGACGCGGACTGGGACCGCTTCGTCGTCCCCGGCCTGGGCGTGCGCTGCGTCGTGCCCAACCCCTGGGTCACCGGCGGCGAGAGCGCGGAACTGGCGCTGACGCTCTGGGCGATGGGGGAGTCCGACCGGGCCGTGACGATCCTGAAGTGGATCCGGCACCTGCGCGCCGAAAACGGCATGTACTGGACCGGCTACGTCTTCGAGGACGAGGCGATCTGGCCGCGGGAGCAGACGTCCTGGACGGCCGGTTCGCTGCTGCTCGCGGTGGCCGCGCTGGGCGGTGACGAGGCCACCACCACGGTCTTCGGCGGCGAAGACCTGCCGACCGGCCTGGCCCCGGACTGCTGCCGCTAG